A genomic segment from Segniliparus rotundus DSM 44985 encodes:
- a CDS encoding long-chain-fatty-acid--CoA ligase, translated as MRGTMTGGRLGVGAILRHARHVYGQRRIVTKTESGHSTRTFAEAAERAARLAGALRGLGITGDERVGTFQWNNAEHVEAYFAIPAMGAVLHTLNIRLAPEQVAQIANHAQDQVVIVDESLVPLFAKALPRMSSVREIIVNGPLAEDSLALLSQAAPQARPRRYEDLLAAAEPVAEWPDVDEDAAAAMCYTSGTTGDPKGVVYSHRSVYLHSSAVMSVNLLGLSGADRALPIVPMFHANAWGLVHAAFLAGCDLIMPGPFLGGEAIAQLIHEHRVTVSTGVPTVWADVLRYAREHKHELDFSSLRGLYSGGSAVPVSLMKAFRAEFGVDLVQLWGMTETSPVANTSSPRDDLDPASDEYWRYRSYVGKPAHGVEIRIVDEQGRAIAPGGGTGEIEARGLWVTTSYYLVDAADKFRDGWLRTGDVGELTSDGYLAISDRTKDVIKSGGEWISSVDLENHLMAHPCVREAAVVAVPCEIWGERPLACVVLAEAEGSAAPPKQAGGPVDPAAALAVIERLRAHLASEFPRWQVPEHWAFIDQVPRTSVGKFDKKALRQGRERGDLAVTSVPGPKRG; from the coding sequence ATGCGAGGCACCATGACGGGCGGACGGTTGGGCGTCGGCGCTATCCTGCGGCACGCCCGCCACGTCTACGGCCAGCGGCGCATCGTGACCAAGACGGAATCCGGGCACAGCACGCGCACGTTCGCCGAGGCGGCGGAGCGGGCCGCTCGGCTCGCCGGGGCGTTGCGCGGGCTGGGGATCACGGGCGACGAACGTGTCGGCACGTTCCAATGGAACAACGCCGAGCACGTCGAAGCGTATTTCGCCATCCCGGCGATGGGCGCGGTCTTGCACACGTTGAACATCCGGCTCGCCCCCGAGCAAGTCGCTCAGATCGCAAACCACGCCCAGGACCAGGTCGTCATCGTCGACGAAAGCCTTGTGCCGCTGTTCGCCAAGGCGTTGCCCCGCATGAGCTCCGTCCGTGAGATCATCGTGAACGGGCCGCTCGCCGAGGACAGCCTCGCGCTGCTGTCGCAGGCCGCCCCGCAGGCCCGTCCGCGCCGCTACGAGGACCTGCTCGCCGCCGCGGAGCCGGTCGCCGAGTGGCCGGACGTGGACGAGGACGCCGCCGCGGCGATGTGCTACACCTCAGGCACCACGGGCGACCCCAAAGGGGTCGTGTACAGCCATCGCTCCGTGTATTTGCATTCCTCGGCGGTGATGTCCGTCAACCTGCTCGGCCTCTCGGGCGCGGACCGCGCCTTGCCGATTGTGCCGATGTTCCACGCCAACGCCTGGGGTCTGGTCCACGCGGCGTTCCTCGCGGGATGCGATCTCATCATGCCGGGCCCGTTCCTCGGCGGCGAAGCCATCGCGCAGCTCATCCACGAGCATCGGGTCACCGTGTCGACCGGCGTTCCCACAGTGTGGGCGGACGTGCTGCGCTACGCCCGCGAGCACAAACACGAACTCGACTTCTCCTCGTTGCGGGGGTTGTACTCCGGCGGCTCCGCAGTGCCCGTCTCGCTGATGAAAGCGTTCCGCGCCGAGTTCGGGGTCGACCTCGTGCAACTGTGGGGCATGACGGAAACGTCGCCCGTCGCGAACACGTCCTCTCCCCGCGACGACCTGGACCCAGCGAGCGACGAGTATTGGCGCTACCGGTCCTATGTGGGCAAACCCGCCCACGGGGTCGAGATCCGGATCGTGGACGAGCAGGGCAGGGCCATCGCGCCGGGCGGCGGCACGGGCGAGATCGAGGCCCGGGGCTTGTGGGTGACCACGAGCTACTACCTGGTCGACGCGGCGGACAAGTTCCGCGACGGCTGGCTGCGCACCGGCGACGTCGGCGAACTGACCTCGGACGGGTATTTGGCGATCTCGGACCGCACGAAAGACGTCATCAAATCTGGCGGCGAATGGATCAGCTCGGTGGATCTGGAGAACCACCTCATGGCGCATCCGTGCGTGCGGGAGGCGGCAGTGGTCGCCGTGCCGTGCGAGATCTGGGGCGAGCGGCCGTTGGCCTGCGTCGTCCTCGCAGAAGCAGAAGGCTCGGCGGCGCCCCCGAAGCAGGCGGGCGGGCCCGTGGACCCAGCGGCCGCGCTCGCCGTCATCGAGCGACTGCGCGCCCACCTCGCCTCGGAATTCCCTCGCTGGCAGGTGCCGGAGCACTGGGCGTTCATCGACCAGGTGCCGCGCACTTCGGTCGGCAAATTCGACAAGAAAGCCCTGCGTCAGGGCAGGGAACGGGGCGATCTCGCCGTGACTTCCGTGCCGGGGCCCAAGCGCGGCTGA
- the pyrR gene encoding bifunctional pyr operon transcriptional regulator/uracil phosphoribosyltransferase PyrR, translating to MTHNSPFSEAPTADGQPVQPGARPAERLLLDAADLSRCVARIAHEIIETTSPDRPSALPVVLLGVPTRGVHLARRLAAEVERFSGAKVPWGSLDITLYRDDLRERPNRPLSATEIPSPGVDGSVVILVDDVLFSGRSVRAALDALRDLGRPAVVKLAVLVDRGHRELPMRADYVGRNIPTARSEGVAVRLVEHDGRDEVALIRALPAAGGPRSGA from the coding sequence ATGACGCACAACTCGCCTTTTTCCGAGGCCCCCACCGCTGACGGCCAACCCGTGCAACCGGGGGCTCGCCCAGCCGAACGGCTGTTGCTCGACGCCGCCGATCTTTCCCGTTGCGTGGCGCGGATCGCGCACGAGATCATCGAGACCACTTCTCCCGACAGGCCAAGCGCGCTCCCGGTCGTCCTGCTCGGCGTGCCGACGCGGGGCGTGCACCTCGCCCGCAGGCTTGCCGCCGAAGTGGAGCGTTTCTCCGGAGCCAAGGTGCCCTGGGGTTCTTTGGACATCACGCTGTACCGGGACGACTTGCGCGAGCGCCCGAACCGGCCCCTGTCCGCGACAGAGATTCCTTCCCCCGGAGTCGACGGCTCGGTGGTGATCCTGGTGGACGACGTGCTGTTCTCGGGCCGCAGCGTCCGCGCGGCATTGGACGCCCTGCGCGATCTCGGCAGGCCCGCTGTGGTCAAGCTCGCCGTCCTCGTCGACCGCGGCCATCGCGAGTTGCCGATGCGCGCCGATTATGTCGGGCGCAACATTCCGACAGCGCGTTCCGAGGGCGTCGCGGTGCGCCTCGTGGAGCATGACGGCCGAGACGAGGTCGCGCTGATCCGCGCGCTGCCCGCGGCGGGCGGGCCGAGGAGCGGCGCATGA
- a CDS encoding SDR family oxidoreductase: MTAEAQPRTNGGAASERRRSVTSPSRSAGSASAVTLAVYERGDPKNPTVLFAHGWPDTHCLWNQVAGLLEDRFHVVAYDSRGHGQSTSPRSYRQWRMTDLADDIFAVAEAVSPDAPVHLVAHDWGSVAGWEAVVQDRAKDRLASFTSISGPSTDYLAVNIRETLGRLRVGRLPWAFGQIGSLLYQIFFHMSPLPQALFAVSLGKPAVWRRFLRAIEGTPAKQIELAPTFRKDIANGLRVYWANSAPTAFGKPDPRPTDVPTQLIVNRNDVAIRPGTYDEYSRWVSRLWRHDLSTGHWAAYARPQAIATLVRDFVDGLDGKPSRVFERAAVGARGKGEFSGKLVAITGAGSGIGRETALAFAREGAELVLSDVNDVSVKETVGLVEETGGVAHPYRLDVSDHQAYEQFVAEVVAAHGVPDIVVNNAGISIGGQILDFTEDQVERIVGINVRGVITGSRLFGKHMVERGLGGHIVNLSSLAAFGPARGIGVYAATKSAVAMFSECLRAELHGAGVGVSAILPGIVDTNIVRNTQIAGLSEHDRLAHVARIDKFYQRRGFTPDKVAKRILWAVRKNKAVVPVTIESQLGYRQYRFAPWLSRLIARLELF; encoded by the coding sequence ATGACAGCTGAGGCACAACCGAGGACCAATGGCGGAGCCGCCTCGGAGCGTCGGCGCAGCGTCACGAGCCCCTCGCGTTCCGCGGGCTCCGCCAGCGCGGTCACCTTAGCGGTGTACGAGCGGGGCGACCCGAAGAACCCCACGGTGCTCTTCGCCCACGGCTGGCCGGACACCCACTGCCTTTGGAACCAGGTGGCCGGTTTGCTCGAAGACAGGTTCCACGTCGTCGCCTACGACTCGCGCGGACACGGCCAGAGCACCAGTCCGAGAAGCTACCGGCAGTGGCGCATGACGGATCTCGCGGACGATATTTTCGCGGTCGCGGAGGCCGTCAGCCCGGACGCCCCGGTCCACCTCGTCGCGCACGACTGGGGTTCGGTCGCGGGCTGGGAAGCGGTGGTGCAGGACCGGGCGAAAGACAGGCTCGCGTCGTTCACGTCGATCTCCGGCCCGAGCACGGACTATCTGGCTGTGAATATTCGTGAGACGCTCGGACGGCTCCGGGTGGGGCGCTTGCCGTGGGCGTTCGGCCAGATCGGATCGTTGCTGTATCAAATCTTCTTCCATATGTCCCCGCTGCCGCAGGCGCTCTTCGCGGTCTCGCTCGGCAAGCCCGCCGTGTGGCGGCGCTTTCTGCGGGCCATCGAGGGGACGCCTGCCAAACAGATCGAACTCGCCCCGACGTTCCGCAAGGACATCGCGAACGGGCTTCGGGTGTACTGGGCGAACTCCGCGCCGACGGCGTTCGGCAAGCCGGACCCCCGCCCCACGGACGTCCCCACCCAGCTCATCGTGAACCGCAACGACGTCGCGATCCGGCCGGGCACCTATGACGAGTACTCCCGGTGGGTTTCCCGGCTGTGGCGGCACGATCTCTCCACCGGCCACTGGGCGGCCTACGCCCGACCCCAGGCCATCGCGACGCTGGTGCGAGATTTCGTGGACGGGCTGGACGGCAAGCCGTCCCGGGTCTTCGAGCGAGCGGCGGTCGGGGCTCGCGGCAAGGGCGAATTCTCGGGCAAGCTCGTCGCGATCACCGGCGCGGGCAGCGGCATCGGCCGCGAGACCGCGCTCGCTTTCGCCCGTGAAGGCGCCGAGCTGGTGCTCAGCGATGTGAACGACGTGTCCGTCAAGGAGACAGTCGGCCTCGTGGAAGAAACCGGCGGGGTCGCGCACCCGTATCGGCTCGACGTCTCGGACCACCAGGCGTACGAGCAGTTCGTCGCCGAGGTCGTCGCCGCGCACGGGGTGCCGGACATTGTTGTCAACAATGCCGGGATCAGCATCGGCGGCCAGATCCTGGACTTCACCGAAGACCAGGTCGAGCGTATTGTCGGGATCAATGTGCGCGGCGTTATCACGGGTTCGCGCCTTTTCGGCAAGCATATGGTCGAGCGGGGCCTCGGCGGTCACATCGTCAACCTGTCCTCGTTGGCCGCCTTCGGCCCGGCGCGCGGCATCGGCGTCTACGCTGCGACGAAGTCCGCCGTCGCGATGTTCTCCGAGTGTTTGCGGGCGGAGCTGCACGGGGCCGGCGTCGGCGTTTCGGCCATCCTGCCGGGCATTGTGGACACGAACATCGTCCGCAACACGCAGATCGCCGGTCTGTCCGAGCACGACCGCCTTGCCCATGTCGCCCGGATCGACAAGTTCTACCAGCGTCGCGGGTTCACCCCCGACAAGGTCGCCAAACGGATACTCTGGGCGGTGCGCAAGAACAAGGCCGTGGTCCCGGTGACGATCGAATCCCAGCTCGGCTACCGCCAGTACCGCTTCGCGCCGTGGCTCTCCCGCCTCATCGCCCGTCTTGAACTCTTCTAA
- the sufC gene encoding Fe-S cluster assembly ATPase SufC has protein sequence MSVLAIKDLHVAVKPSEDADLIPILHGVDLTIRSGETHAVMGPNGSGKSTLSYAIAGHPRYEVTGGSITLDGEDIVAMSVDERARAGLFLAMQYPVEVPGVSTANFLRTAATSVRGEAPALRHWVKEVKGAMAELGVDPSFSERSVNEGFSGGEKKRHEILQLALLKPKFAILDETDSGLDVDALRVVSEGVNRYQEREQGGVLLITHYNRILKYVRPQFVHVFARGRIVAAGGPELAEELESTGYERFLKEEVSA, from the coding sequence ATGTCTGTTCTGGCAATAAAAGACCTCCATGTCGCGGTCAAGCCCTCCGAAGACGCGGATTTGATCCCGATCTTGCACGGGGTCGACCTCACGATCCGCTCCGGCGAGACGCACGCCGTCATGGGGCCGAACGGGTCGGGGAAGTCGACCCTCTCGTACGCGATCGCGGGCCATCCCCGCTACGAGGTGACCGGCGGTTCGATCACTCTCGACGGCGAAGACATCGTCGCGATGAGCGTGGACGAGCGCGCCCGCGCGGGGCTCTTCCTCGCGATGCAGTACCCGGTGGAGGTGCCTGGGGTGTCCACCGCGAATTTCCTGCGCACCGCCGCCACCTCGGTGCGCGGCGAAGCGCCCGCTTTGCGGCACTGGGTGAAAGAGGTCAAGGGCGCGATGGCCGAGCTGGGCGTCGACCCCTCCTTCAGCGAGCGCAGCGTCAACGAGGGGTTCTCCGGCGGAGAGAAAAAACGGCACGAGATTCTGCAGCTCGCCCTGCTCAAGCCAAAGTTCGCCATCTTGGACGAGACGGACTCCGGCCTCGATGTGGACGCGCTGCGCGTCGTCTCCGAGGGCGTGAACCGCTACCAGGAGCGCGAGCAGGGCGGGGTGCTGCTCATCACGCACTACAACCGCATCCTCAAATACGTCCGCCCGCAGTTCGTGCATGTTTTCGCCAGAGGCCGCATCGTCGCGGCGGGCGGCCCCGAACTCGCCGAAGAGCTGGAGTCGACCGGCTACGAGCGCTTTCTGAAGGAGGAGGTCAGCGCATGA
- a CDS encoding metal-sulfur cluster assembly factor, with translation MSEVPTQEQQQEDVLLGELEEAMRDVVDPELGVNVVDLGLVYGFTVQRGTGEEGEAKTTVLLDMTLTSPACPLTDVIEDQSSAALVGSGLVDELTINWVWTPPWGPDKITEDGRDQLRALGFNV, from the coding sequence ATGAGCGAGGTTCCGACCCAGGAGCAGCAACAAGAGGATGTGCTTCTCGGCGAGCTCGAAGAGGCGATGCGCGACGTGGTGGACCCGGAGCTCGGGGTGAACGTCGTGGACTTGGGCCTTGTCTACGGGTTCACCGTGCAGCGCGGGACGGGCGAAGAGGGCGAGGCGAAGACCACGGTGCTCCTGGACATGACCCTCACCTCACCGGCGTGCCCGTTGACCGATGTCATCGAGGACCAGTCTTCGGCGGCTCTGGTGGGCTCCGGCCTGGTGGACGAACTCACCATCAACTGGGTGTGGACGCCGCCGTGGGGGCCGGACAAAATCACCGAAGACGGGCGCGATCAGCTCCGCGCGCTCGGCTTCAACGTCTGA
- a CDS encoding aspartate carbamoyltransferase catalytic subunit: MKHLLAVDDLAKDEAVALLDDAAHFSSLLSGRVVRKLPTLRGRTVVTLFYENSTRTRVSFEIAGKWMSADVVNVSASSSSTAKGESLRDTALTLRAAGADVIVVRHPVSGAARRIAQWTEGPAVVNAGDGTHEHPTQALLDALTLRERLGELEGKRIGIVGDILHSRVARSGARLFALLGMEVVLIAPPTLIPPGFALPAGAEERAIRGVRVSSRLDDELGGLDAVMALRLQAERMNGGFFPSLREYSTLYGLSPKRLDQLKEDAVVMHPGPMNRGVEISDAAADSERSTVLQQVQNGVHVRMAVLYRLLAGSQAPAAKEAVHQ, from the coding sequence ATGAAGCACCTGTTGGCCGTCGACGACCTCGCCAAGGACGAGGCGGTCGCGCTCCTCGACGACGCGGCCCACTTCTCGAGCCTGCTCAGCGGCCGTGTGGTCCGCAAGCTTCCCACCCTGCGCGGACGGACCGTCGTGACGCTTTTCTACGAGAACTCCACCCGCACCAGGGTCTCTTTCGAGATCGCTGGCAAATGGATGAGCGCGGACGTGGTCAATGTCTCGGCTTCCAGCTCGTCGACGGCGAAGGGCGAGTCGTTGCGGGACACGGCCTTGACGCTGCGCGCGGCAGGAGCCGATGTGATCGTGGTGCGCCACCCCGTCTCCGGGGCCGCTCGGCGGATCGCGCAGTGGACCGAAGGGCCAGCGGTCGTCAACGCCGGCGACGGCACCCACGAGCACCCCACACAGGCGCTTTTGGACGCGCTCACCTTGCGGGAGCGCCTGGGGGAACTCGAGGGCAAACGCATCGGCATCGTCGGCGACATCCTGCACAGCAGGGTCGCGCGCTCGGGCGCGCGCCTGTTCGCCCTGTTGGGCATGGAGGTGGTGCTCATCGCCCCGCCGACGCTCATTCCGCCTGGCTTCGCCCTCCCCGCCGGGGCAGAGGAGCGGGCAATCCGGGGGGTCCGGGTCTCGTCCCGGCTGGACGACGAGTTGGGCGGCCTGGACGCGGTGATGGCGCTGCGGCTGCAGGCGGAGCGGATGAACGGCGGCTTCTTCCCCTCGCTGCGGGAGTATTCGACGCTCTACGGCCTGAGCCCCAAACGCCTGGACCAGTTGAAGGAGGACGCCGTGGTGATGCACCCTGGGCCGATGAACCGCGGCGTCGAGATCTCCGACGCCGCCGCGGATTCGGAGCGCTCGACCGTGCTGCAACAAGTGCAGAACGGCGTGCATGTCCGGATGGCGGTCCTGTACAGGTTGTTGGCGGGCTCGCAGGCGCCTGCCGCGAAGGAAGCGGTGCATCAGTGA
- the sufU gene encoding Fe-S cluster assembly sulfur transfer protein SufU: MRLDQMYQEVILDHYKHPHHRGLREPYGAEVHHVNPTCGDEVTLRVAVSPDGQRVEDVSYDGQGCSISQAATSVLADQVIGRTVGDALKSVAAFSEMISSRGELEGDEDLIGDGIAFAGVSKYPARVKCALLGWMAFKDALAQTVAGQDEQKEGLA, from the coding sequence GTGCGACTTGACCAGATGTACCAAGAGGTGATCCTCGACCACTACAAGCACCCGCACCATCGGGGGCTGCGCGAGCCGTACGGCGCCGAAGTGCATCATGTGAACCCGACCTGCGGGGACGAGGTGACGTTGCGGGTCGCGGTCTCCCCGGACGGGCAGCGCGTGGAGGACGTCTCCTACGACGGGCAGGGCTGTTCGATCAGCCAGGCCGCCACCTCCGTCCTCGCGGACCAGGTCATCGGCCGAACTGTCGGCGACGCGCTCAAATCGGTGGCCGCGTTCAGCGAAATGATCTCCTCGCGCGGCGAACTCGAAGGCGACGAGGACCTCATCGGCGACGGGATCGCCTTCGCGGGTGTGTCGAAATACCCGGCCCGGGTGAAATGCGCGCTGCTCGGCTGGATGGCGTTCAAAGACGCGCTGGCGCAGACCGTGGCAGGCCAGGACGAACAGAAGGAGGGTTTGGCATGA
- the nusB gene encoding transcription antitermination factor NusB — protein MSDLSKRAGSRRKARRRAVELLFEAEARDLDPAELAAERSAELVKDLSAPQLTPYALLLLEGVRDNLDVVDQTIIDHLRGGWTLQRLPAVDRSILRIAVWELLFATEVPTAVAVDEALELAKELSTDDSPSFINGVLGQLVALADQARSSVEP, from the coding sequence TTGTCGGATCTTTCGAAACGGGCCGGATCGCGCCGCAAGGCGCGCAGACGGGCTGTGGAATTGCTCTTCGAAGCAGAAGCCCGTGACCTCGACCCGGCCGAACTCGCCGCCGAGCGCTCCGCCGAACTGGTCAAAGACCTCTCCGCGCCGCAGCTCACCCCGTACGCGCTGCTCCTCCTCGAAGGCGTGCGCGACAACTTGGACGTGGTGGACCAGACCATCATCGACCATTTGCGCGGCGGCTGGACTTTGCAAAGGTTGCCCGCTGTGGACCGCTCCATCCTGCGCATCGCGGTCTGGGAATTGCTTTTCGCCACAGAAGTGCCCACTGCTGTGGCGGTGGACGAGGCATTGGAACTGGCGAAAGAGCTTTCCACAGACGACTCGCCGAGTTTCATCAACGGGGTGCTTGGCCAACTGGTGGCATTGGCGGATCAGGCCAGGTCATCCGTCGAACCGTAA
- the efp gene encoding elongation factor P, with the protein MASTSDFKNGLVLSLDGELWQITEFQHVKPGKGPAFVRTKIKHVVSGKVVDKTFNAGVKVDTATVDRRNMTYLYKEGENFVFMDGETFEQEPVPPSVVGDGAKYLLENTEVQIATHNGVPLFVELPTTVELVVSHTDPGLQGDRSTGGTKPATLETGAEIQVPLFINTGDKLKVDSRDGSYLGRVNA; encoded by the coding sequence ATGGCTTCCACGAGCGATTTCAAAAACGGCCTGGTGCTCTCCCTCGACGGCGAGCTGTGGCAGATCACAGAGTTCCAGCACGTCAAGCCTGGCAAAGGCCCCGCCTTCGTGCGCACCAAGATCAAGCATGTGGTTTCGGGCAAAGTCGTGGACAAGACCTTCAACGCCGGGGTCAAAGTGGACACCGCCACGGTCGACCGCCGCAATATGACCTACTTGTACAAGGAGGGCGAGAACTTCGTCTTCATGGACGGGGAGACTTTCGAGCAGGAGCCGGTCCCCCCGAGCGTGGTCGGCGACGGCGCGAAGTACCTTCTGGAGAACACCGAGGTGCAGATCGCGACGCACAACGGGGTGCCGTTGTTCGTGGAGCTTCCGACCACGGTCGAGCTTGTGGTCTCGCACACCGACCCCGGATTGCAGGGCGACCGCTCCACTGGCGGCACCAAGCCGGCGACTCTGGAGACCGGAGCCGAGATCCAGGTTCCGCTCTTCATCAACACGGGCGACAAGCTCAAGGTGGACTCCAGGGACGGGAGCTACCTCGGGCGCGTGAATGCCTAA
- a CDS encoding aminopeptidase P family protein: MTFDHRARREALRAALRERGLDALLVTDLTNVRYLSGFTGSNGGLLIDARGEEQSRIATDGRYTTQVAEQAPDLVVLNARGVATALVAHAAKHKTHRLGVEGHVVTLQQHRALVSAAGHAADQAAFVAPDLVPVVGVVELLRVVKDPHEVEALRKAAEIGDKALAELLGKDGVRPGRTELEVARELESLMLDFGSEGASFETIVAAGANSAMPHHRPTGAVLAEGDFVKIDFGATWLGYHSDMTRTYVLGEPAAWQREVYELVLAAQTAGREALKPGVELKSVDAAARDVIDAAGHKDHFDHGLGHAVGLDIHESPALSKLSEGLVPVGAVLTVEPGVYLPGKGGVRIEDTLVVGESENQLLTRTDKALTILGS; the protein is encoded by the coding sequence ATGACTTTCGACCATCGGGCCCGCAGGGAAGCATTGCGTGCCGCGCTCCGCGAACGCGGCCTCGACGCCCTGCTCGTCACAGATCTCACCAATGTCCGCTACCTCAGCGGTTTCACCGGGTCCAACGGCGGACTGCTCATCGACGCGCGCGGCGAGGAGCAGTCTCGGATCGCCACCGATGGCAGGTACACGACCCAGGTCGCCGAGCAAGCCCCCGACCTCGTCGTGCTCAACGCGCGCGGCGTCGCGACCGCCCTCGTCGCGCACGCCGCGAAGCACAAGACGCATCGGCTCGGCGTGGAAGGCCACGTCGTGACCCTCCAACAGCATCGCGCGCTCGTCTCGGCCGCGGGCCACGCCGCGGACCAGGCCGCTTTCGTCGCGCCGGATCTCGTCCCCGTCGTGGGCGTGGTGGAGCTTTTGCGCGTGGTGAAAGACCCGCACGAGGTCGAGGCGCTGCGCAAGGCCGCCGAAATCGGCGACAAGGCGCTCGCCGAGCTTTTGGGCAAGGACGGGGTGCGTCCTGGGCGCACCGAGTTGGAAGTCGCCCGAGAGCTCGAATCCCTCATGCTGGACTTCGGCTCCGAAGGCGCGTCCTTCGAGACCATCGTCGCCGCCGGGGCGAACTCCGCGATGCCGCACCATCGCCCCACCGGCGCGGTTTTGGCCGAGGGGGACTTCGTGAAGATCGACTTCGGAGCCACCTGGCTGGGGTATCACTCCGACATGACCCGCACCTACGTCCTCGGCGAGCCCGCCGCCTGGCAGCGCGAGGTGTACGAACTGGTCCTCGCGGCGCAGACCGCGGGCAGGGAAGCCCTCAAGCCCGGCGTCGAGCTGAAATCCGTGGACGCGGCCGCGCGGGACGTCATTGACGCGGCGGGGCACAAAGACCACTTCGACCACGGCCTCGGCCATGCCGTCGGCTTGGACATCCACGAGTCGCCCGCCCTCTCGAAACTCTCCGAGGGGCTTGTGCCGGTCGGCGCGGTGCTCACGGTCGAGCCGGGGGTCTATCTGCCCGGCAAAGGCGGGGTGCGGATCGAGGACACCCTGGTGGTCGGGGAGTCCGAGAACCAGCTTTTGACACGCACCGACAAGGCGCTTACCATCCTCGGGTCGTGA
- a CDS encoding cysteine desulfurase → MSAVAAGRAPAVLDVERVRKDFPILARTVRDGKPLAYLDSGATSQRPLRVLDAEREFLLTSNAAVHRGAHQLAEEATDAYERARSLIAEFVGVRDTEIVFTKNATESLNLVSHVLGDERFSGYAVGPGDEIVVTELEHHANLVPWQELARRTGAVLRWYGLTEDGRIDLGSLVLTNRTKVLAFTHQSNVTGALAPAAELVRRAREVGALTVLDACQSVPHLPVDLRALGVDYAAFSGHKMLGPSGVGVLYGRAELLSAMPPFLTGGSMIETVTMEKTTYAAPPQRFEAGVPMTSQVVGLGAAVEYLSEIGMDAVAAHEHALVEHALAELGALTGVRIVGPATAQDRGAAVSFVVDGVHAHDIGQVLDDEGVAVRVGHHCAWPLHRRFAVAATARASFALYNTHDEVDRLVAGVRRAQQFFGV, encoded by the coding sequence ATGAGCGCCGTCGCGGCGGGCAGAGCGCCCGCGGTGCTCGACGTCGAGCGGGTCCGCAAGGACTTTCCGATTCTGGCGCGCACCGTCCGGGACGGCAAACCGCTCGCCTACCTCGACTCCGGGGCCACCTCGCAGCGGCCGCTGCGGGTGCTCGACGCCGAGCGGGAGTTCCTGCTCACGTCGAACGCCGCTGTGCACAGGGGAGCGCATCAGCTCGCCGAGGAGGCCACCGACGCGTACGAGCGGGCGCGCTCGCTCATCGCCGAGTTCGTCGGGGTCCGCGACACAGAGATCGTGTTCACGAAGAACGCGACCGAGTCGCTGAATCTCGTCTCGCACGTCCTGGGCGACGAGCGTTTCTCCGGCTACGCCGTCGGCCCCGGCGACGAGATCGTGGTCACCGAGCTGGAGCACCACGCGAACCTCGTGCCCTGGCAGGAGCTGGCCCGTCGAACCGGCGCCGTGCTGCGCTGGTACGGGTTGACCGAGGACGGCCGCATCGACCTGGGCTCGCTAGTGCTCACGAATCGGACAAAGGTGCTCGCCTTCACCCACCAGTCCAACGTCACCGGCGCGCTCGCCCCGGCCGCCGAGCTTGTGCGGCGGGCTCGGGAGGTCGGCGCGCTCACGGTGCTCGATGCCTGCCAGTCCGTGCCGCACCTGCCGGTGGACCTGCGCGCCCTCGGCGTGGACTACGCGGCTTTCTCCGGCCACAAGATGCTCGGCCCGTCCGGGGTGGGCGTGCTGTACGGCCGCGCGGAACTGCTCAGCGCCATGCCGCCGTTCCTCACCGGCGGTTCGATGATCGAGACTGTCACCATGGAAAAGACCACGTATGCGGCCCCGCCGCAGCGATTCGAGGCCGGGGTGCCCATGACCTCGCAGGTCGTTGGCCTGGGCGCTGCCGTCGAGTACCTGTCGGAGATCGGCATGGACGCTGTCGCCGCGCATGAGCACGCGCTTGTCGAGCACGCGCTCGCCGAACTCGGCGCGCTGACGGGAGTGCGCATCGTCGGCCCGGCCACCGCGCAGGACCGAGGCGCTGCGGTGTCGTTCGTGGTCGACGGCGTGCACGCGCACGACATCGGACAGGTGCTCGACGACGAGGGGGTCGCGGTGAGGGTCGGGCACCACTGCGCGTGGCCGTTGCACCGGCGCTTCGCCGTCGCGGCGACAGCGCGGGCCTCCTTCGCGCTGTACAACACGCACGACGAGGTGGACCGGCTTGTCGCCGGCGTCCGGCGCGCTCAGCAATTCTTCGGAGTGTGA